The Bradyrhizobium sp. B097 genome contains the following window.
TCGGTGATGTGATGCCGGCGACGCAAAATCGCGATCCGCAGGCCCGACTGTCGGGCCATGTCGACCGGATCGAGGTGCTGGAGCCGTTGCGCAAATCGCTTGGCGAGGTGAACGAAACGGCCGATCAATTCGAGCAGGCCCAGGCGTTGCTGCGGGCGATCGAACGGTTCTCCCGCACATATGCTGCCGACCGGAAGTGCGCCGGCACGCCTGCCGGGCTGGCGCAGCGCGACGAACGTCGGCTGGCGCGGGGTCGGCTTGTTGCGCGCGCCGTTCGTGGATTGCGCAGAACCGTTCTGGCAGCGAAGGGAGGCGCCTCATGTCGGTGAGCGGAAATGAAGGTCAATGCGCGCTGGTGACCGGCGCATCGGGCGGCATTGGGCTCGAGCTCGCGCGCGTGCTCGCGGCCAATCGCTTCAGCCTTGTGCTGCTGGCGCGCAGCCGCGACAAGCTGCAGGAGCTCGCCCGCGAGCTCAAGGCCGATCATGGCACCAAGGTGACCATCGTTGCCGCCGATCTGAGCGAGCCGGCGGCGCCGCAGGCGGTGTTCGATTCGCTGAAGGACGCCGGCGTGCGGGTCGACCTCTTGGTGAACAACGCCGGCATCTTGCTCGAAGGACGCGTCAGCGCAATCGGCCTCGATGACCAGTTGCGGCTGCTGCAGGTCAATGTCGTCGCCATGACGGCATTGACTCGTCTCTTCCTCGCGCCGATGCTCGAGCGCAACAGTGGACGGATCCTGAATGTTGCGTCAGTCGCGGCGTTCATGCCGGTGCCAAACCTTGCGGTCTACGCCGCGTCGAAGGCCTATGTGCTGTCGTTCGGCGAGGCGTTGTCCCAGGAATTGAGCGGCAGCAAGATCACGCTGACGACGTTATGTCCCGGCGTGACGGATACCGGGATGGTCCACGGCACCAATCTCGGCAACATGCCGAGCATGATGATCATGGATGCGAAGACCGTCGCACAGGAGGGCTACCGCGCCTGCATGGCGGGAAAGCCGGTACATGTCGCAGGACTTGCCAACGAGCTGGCGGTCCAATGGATCAAGTATCAGCCGAGTTGGCTGTTGCGGGCCATCGGCGGGGTGTTCGGAAAGGCCGCACCGCCGAACTGACGTCTCGTGCTCGCCGGGCGATGCACAGTTGCAAGGGCTCTTCTTGACCATCAACAACGGACGTTACTCATGGGACGTGACGAGCAGACCGTCGAACCACCCTCGCTCGCTCTGCTTGCCGCGGAAGGGCGCGGCTTTCTCGACATCCCGGCGCTGCTTGCCGTGGCGGCGCCGCTTCTGGCGACCGCGCCGCGGGGGCAGCGGCATCCGGTCATGGTTCTGCCTGGGCTCGGCGCCGATGACCGGTCGACGTTGGCCATACGCTCATTCCTCGAGTTCCTCGGTTATCAGGTTCATGGATGGGGCCGCGGCCGCAATGTGCGCGCGCCGGACGCGGACCTTTCCGCCGTGGTGGCGCGGGTCATCGAACTCGAAAGGCAGGGCGGCTCGAAGGTCAGTCTGGTCGGCTGGAGCCGCGGCGGCATCATCGCGCGAGAGGTTGCGCGGCAGATCCCCACGGCGGTGCGGATGGTCATCACGCTCGGCAGTCCGTTCGCGGCTCCGGGTGCGAGCAATGTCCGCGCGATCTGGCGGCTTCTGACCGGCCAGAAATATGAGTCGCCGACCGCCGAGCGGATCAGCCGCCTCGCGCAACCGATTCCCGTGCCGACAACATCGATCTATACCCGCACCGATGGAGTGGTGGCGTGGCGCGCCTGCCTGGAGCAGGAGGGTGGGGAGCGCGAAAACGTCGAAGTGAACACGACGCATATCGGGCTTGGCTTTCACGCGCCGGCGCTGTGGGTGATTGCCGATCGCCTCGCCCAGCCGACGGGCAGCTGGAAGCCGTTTCGACCGCCTCCGCAGGTCGCGATCTGGTTTCCGGCAACGGCGCGTCGCGATTGAGGTCGCAAAGGCGCGGCCTGCCTCAGTCTACCGCGCACTGCTTCCCGGTGATCGCATCTCGCCGACCATCATCCGCAGCAGCTGCATCGCGGCAGGCGACAACGTACGTCCCTGACGCGAGACCACATGGGTGCGGCCACGATGCAGCAGCGCGTTCTTCATCGGCAGCGCCACCACCTTGGCGGCATCGGCCTCCGTCATCGCGAGGCGCGATGCCAGCGCATAGCCAAGTCCGGCGGTCACGTAATGGGCGAGCGCATCGAACGAGGCGGTCGTAAACGCGAAATTGAGGCGGACGCCTTCGCTGATCTCGGCGGCCTGGACATGCTGGCGCAGGCCGAAATTCGGATGCATTGCGGCTCCCGGGTAGGGTGCGAGGTCGGCGAGCTTGAGCGGCCGACCGAGCTGGGTCAGCGGATGCCCGCGCGGCACCACGGCCCTGATCGGATGCGGCTGCGAATGGTGCGAGCGCAGTCGATCGTCGCGAGGCGGATTGAACAGGACACCGATATGCGCGCGTTCTCCGACGACTTGCTGGACGATCTCGTCGGTGCTTCCGATGTCGAGGCTGATCGTGATCTTCGGGTGGGTTTGCATGAAGCGGCACAGGCAGCTCTTGGCCAGCCAGTCGACATAGCCTTCACCCGTCACGAGATCGATATGACCCGACTCGACCTTGCGGATGCTGTCCATCTGCGCGAGCAACGCCTGTCGTTCGCCCTGCTGGCGGTGCAGGTAGGCGGCCAGCAGCTGGCCGGCGTCGGTTGGCGCAACGCCGCGGCCCCGCCGTTCGAGCAGGCGCGAGCCATATTCCTTCTCGAGCAGGCCGAGCGCCCGGCTGACCGCCGAGGCATCCATGCCAAGCGCACCAGCGGCGCCGCGCACGGAGCCGCTATTGAGCACCTCCATGAAATAGTGCAGTCGACGCGGCTCCAGCTTGGCGCTCATCGGCATGGTCCTGATCGTTGCAAACAGTGCAACGAATATTCAATCGTGCGGCCATTTATGCAAGCACGTTGGGGCGGGGTCGCGATAACGGCCAGGCATCGGGAGTTGGGTTCGCGATGCGGTCACGCATCAGTTTGCGCCGAAGCTCCAGCTTGTCGGATTGACGCGTTTTCCTCACGCGAACCGGTGTCCGCTTCGCTCGAAGCCGCTGTGATCGGTCTACAAGATTGTATCCTGCATCATGGCCTTGAGCATCTCGGCGAGAACACTCGCAATGGCGCTGCTGCCGCGCTCGTGACCGATCAGCATCAGCGCCTGGGCATCACTGGTGAGTTCGCGAACCGGAACGTAAGCCAGCCGCCCCGCCCGGCGTTCGAACTCGATGTCGAACGGAGTGAGGAACGTGATGCCGTTGTCCAGGATTGCGGCGTGCCTCATGATCTCGATGGAATTCGTCTCGATGATCGGCCGGAGATCCAGCGCGGCCCTGGTGAAAGCGGCGTCGAGGTAGGGTCGTATCGCGCTGCTGGTGTCAGCAATGATAATCGGAAAGTCGACACAGTCGTTGAGACGAATACTGGCGCGTTTCGCCAATGGATGGTCCGGGGCCATGACCCCGCCAAGCTTGGCGACCGCGCGCGCGAGCAACTTCAGGTTCGCATCTTTGGCGAAATCGAAGCCGATCCCGAGATCGGCCTCTCCATTTGCGACCGCCGATTGGATCTCTGTCCCGGTATTGAAGAGCGTCAGGTTCAGCTTGACGCGGGGGTTGGCGAGGCGGAATTCCTTCACCGTGCCCGGTACGAGGTTGGAGGCGAGCCCGCTCATCATCGCGACCGTAATCTCGCCGCGGCGCAGTCCCTTGAGTTCCTCGATCTTTGCCTGAGCCCGCGTCAACTCCTTCAGCGTCTGCCGGATGTGCCCGATCAGGACTTCGCCCGCGGCGGTCAGGATCAGCTTCTTCGGCAGACGCTGGAAGATCGGGGTGCCCAGTTGCGTTTCGAGGGCGAGGATCTGGCGGCTGATGGCGGAGGCTGCGACGTTGAGGTGGTTTGCCGCCTTGCGGATCGACCCGGTCCGCGCGACCTCGTCGATGTAGCTCAGGAGGCGGCTGTGCAGCATGGTTACCGATCCGAAAGACGATGCGGCGACCATGGCGCGGCGTTGCCCAAAAGGCAACGGGGTTGCCGAATCTAAGCGCTTTGAAGTGATGGATGCGCGTGCAAGATCCTCCGTCGGTGGCCGACGCATGTGCGCGGCTGGCCAACGGCTTGGGTCTTGCAATGGCAGTCAAATCTCGCTGGTGGTGGGATCTCTCGACACGTGACTTTGCCGAACTCGATGGCGAACGAGCGGTCGCGATCCTTCCGGTCGGCGCCGTCGAGCAGCATGGACCGCATCTGCCGGTCAAGGTCGATGCGGCGATCGGATGGGGGATCGTGACCCGCGCGGTCGAGTTGATGCGCCCCGATTGTCCCGCGCTTGTGCTTCCGCCGTTGCCGTACGGCAAGTCCGACGAGCACCTGGCTTTTCCGGGCACGCTGACGCTCTCGTATGAAACGCTTGGGAAAGTGTGGTCCGAGATCGGAGAGTCGGTGTACCGCGCCGGGATCCGCAAGATCCTGTTCCTGAACTCGCATGGCGGTCAGCCGCAGCTGCTCGAGATCGTTTGCCGCGACCTTCGCGTCCGCTTGGGCATGTTCGCGGCGACGGCGATGTGGCCGCAACTGATCGACATGACCGATCTGTTCGACGCGGACGAGATCCGTCACGGGATTCACGGCGGCCAGATCGAGACCAGCGCGATGTTGCATTTGGCGCCGGACTCCGTGGTGATGAGCCGGGCCGAAAACTTCGAGCCCGCGACGACACGGATCGCGCGCGATTTCGAGATGCTGGGGCTCGAAGGCGTCGTCAAATTCGGCTGGCAGACCCAGGATCTCCACCCCAAGGGTGCCTGCGGCGATGCCACCAGGGCTACCGCCGAGCTCGGCAGGGTGGTGGTCGAGCGCGCGGCCGCGCGCCTGGTCGCGCTCGTCGACGAGATTGCCCGATATCCGCTGGCCGCGGTTGCGACCCGCACCGCGTTTGATCGGGCCGGGCCGATCTGACCACGACAGGAGCCGACGCATGGCATTCGGTATCGCGCAACTTGCCAAGGCCAAGGCCTTTCGCATCTCGCCGAACGACACGAACTACTTCGCAATCCTGTTCGATCATACGACCGATCAAATAGACAACATCTTCGTCATCGAGATTTTCCGGCCCGGCGGCGCCACGCCGCCGAACGAGCACGCCATTGCGCATGAGTTCTTCCACGTCCTGCACGGCGAAGGACTTGCCAGCTGTGACGGCAGGACGGTGCCGATCCGGAAGGGCGATTCGCTGCTGCTGCATCCAGGCTCCGAGCACGTGATCGAGAATACCGGTGCCGGCAAGCTCTACACGCTCACGGTGATGACGCCGAACGAGGGATTTGCGGAGCTGATCCGTGGCGGCGAGCCGGCCGAGCTCGATGCGGAGGATCTTCGCGTGCTGCAGGGGCACCAGGCATGAACTTCGCTCCCCGCCGTGACCCGGCCGCCGAACCGCTGACGCCGTTGGGCTCGAGCGAGCGCAACCGCTGGCTGGTGTCGGACAGCCGCGCCGATTTGGTGCGACAGCCGGCCGCGCCGCGCCCGGTTACGCTCCGGACCGACGGCAAGGTGATTTCGATCGACCTTGCGCGCAGCGCAATCATCATCGTCGATATGCAGAATGATTTCTGCCATCCGGACGGTTGGCTGGCCCATATCGGGGTCGACATTGCGCCGGCGCGTGCACCCATCGAACCGTTACGGCGCCTGCTGCCGGTGCTGCGCGATTGCCGACTGCCGGTGATCTGGGTCAACTGGGGTAACCGGCCCGACCGGCTCAATCTCAGCCCGGCATTGCTGCATGTCTACAAGCCGAGCGGCGCCGGCGTCGGGCTCGGCGACGCGCTGCCGCGCTCCGGGGCGAAAGTGCTGGAACGTGGCAGCTGGTCTGCCGCCGTCGTCGAGGAACTCGCCGTCGGCTCCTCCGATATCGAGGTCGCAAAATACCGGATGTCGGGTTTCCAGGATACCGAGCTCGACAGCATTCTGCGCAATCTCGGCGTCACGACGCTGATGTTTGCCGGCGTCAATGCCGACCAGTGCGTGCTGTGCACGCTGCAGGACGCCAATTTCCGCGGCTACGATTGCCTGCTGCTGCAGGATTGCACGGCCACGACGTCGCCGGACTATTGCCTTGCCGCCACGCTTTACAACGTTCGTCAGTGCTTTGGCTTTGTCGTCAAATCGGACGAGGTCCTGTCCGAGCTCAGCCAGGTGCACTGCAGCGGGGGCGAGACATCGTGAGCGAAGTTTCAGCCGGCGCGCTGGACGGGCTGGTCGCCGATCTCGGCGACATGACGGTGATCAGCGACCACAAGGTGGTGCGGCGCCGTTCGCGTGACTTCTTCTGGTACAGCCCCATCCTGAATGATCTGCTGAATGATAAATCAGCGGACCTGATCGTCGTCCCGCGGGACGAGCGCGACGTCCTTCGGCTCGCCGCGGCCTGCGCGCGCCATCGCGTGCCGCTGACAGTCCGCGCCGGCGGTACGGGAAACTATGGTCAGGCCGTGCCGCTCCAGGGCGGCGTGCTGCTGGATATCACGGCGTTGTCAGCCATTGAATGGACGGCGCCCGGAGCGATACGGGTTGGCGCGGGCGCCAAGCTCAATGCCATCGACGCCGAGCTGCAGCCGACGGGCTGGGAACTGCGCATGCATCCGTCCACCAAGCGCACGGCGACGATCGGTGGCTTTGTTGCCGGCGGCTCCGGCGGCATCGGATCCGTGACGTATGGCGGATTGCGCGAACCGGGCAATATCCAGGCGGCGCGGGTCGTCACCGTCGAGGAAACGCCCCGGATCATCGAATTGCGCGGCGAGGCGGCACAAAAGATCAACCGCGCCTATGGCACCACCGGTATCATCACGGCACTGGAAATGCCGCTGGCTCCAGCCTGGCGCTGGATCGACGTCGTTGTCTGCTTCGACGACTTCCTGGATGCGGTGGCGGTCGGCTACGAGGCAGCTCTTGCCGATGGCATCACGAAGAAGTTGCTGTCGCCGGTCAGCTGGCCGCTTCCCTCCTACTTCGGTGCGTTGAGACCATGCGTGGCCGAGGGACAGAGCATCCTGATCGCGATGATCGCCGAGCCGTCGCTCGAAAGCTTTAAATCGCTGCTCGGTCGTCGCGGGACCATCACGCTGGAGACCCCGACCGACGACAGCCCGGGCCAGGTGCCGCTCTACGAATACACCTGGAATCACACCACGCTGCAGGTCCTGAAGTCCGATCGCACCGTCACCTATCTGCAATGTCTCTATCCGCATGATGCCCTGATGGAGAAAGTTGCCGAGATGAGGGCGCTGTTTCCCGATGAGGTGCTGCAACATCTCGAGTTCATCCGCTTTGGCGGCCGGGTCACCTGCAGCGGCTTGCCGGTCGTTCGCTACCGCGGCGCTGAACGGCTGAACGAGATCATCCGGATGCATGAGGAGCGCGGCGTTTTCATCGCCAATCCGCACGTCTACACGGTCGAGGACGGCAGCCGCTACAAGCGCGCCGACGCCGATCAACTGGGCTTCAAGCGCGAGGTCGATCCGCACAATCTGCTCAATCCCGGCAAGATGCGGAGTTTCGTCGCTGCCGGGCCGTGACATGCGCGTCCTCTATGTCTACTGCCATCCGCTTGCCGACAGCTTCCACGCCGCGCTCCGTGGGGAAGCGCTGGCCGGGCTCGCCGAAGCCGGCCACGCCGTTGATCTGCTCGATCTCTATGCGGAGGGGTTCGATCCGATCCTGACGGCCGAACGTCGGCGCGACTACCATGATCCCGTGCGCAACCGGCACAACAATCAGGCCTACGCCGACCGCCTGATGGCGGCCGACGCGATCGTGGTACAGTTTCCGACCTGGTCGTTCGGGCCGCCGGCCATGCTCAACGGCTGGTTCGATCGCATGTTCGGCCCCGGCATCGCGCTCGATCTGTCCGATCCCGCGCGGGCGCGGCCGATGCTGCATCACATTCGCCGCATCTCCGGCATTGCGACCTACGGCCGCCCGCGCTGGCAGGCGATTGCGATGGCCGATCCGCCGCGCAAGCTCATCAAGCGATATCTGCCGTGGTTCACCGGGGCAAAGGCGACGACGCGCTATCTCGCGCTCTATCACATGAACGTTGCCACGCCGGCCAAGCGTGCGCACTTTCTGGCCAGGGTCAGGCGCGAAATGCGCCGGTTCTAGAGCCTGTTCCGTCCCAAGACGCGCTTTCTCCGCAACGAGATGCACTCCGCGCGGAAGCTCTCTAGCTCGGGTTCGGCGCGGCCGCGACCGCTTCGATCTCGACCAGGAATTCCGGCCGGCTGAAGCCGGACACGATCATCAGGGTCGAGGACGGCGGCGTCCCGGGAAAGTGCCGGTCACGCGACCGCATGTAGCCCTGCATGTGCTCGCGGGCCGTCACATAGGCGTTGAGCCGAACAATGTCCGCCAGTGTCATCCGATCTTCGGCGAGGATTGCTGCGATGTTCGCAAAACAGAGATCGGACTGCGCCTCGCTGTCCGGCGGGACCGTCTCGTCGTCGCCAGCGATGCCGAGCTGCCCGGACGTGAACACGAGGCGGTGTCCGGCCGGCACGACGATGCCGTGGCTGTATCGTGCGAACGGGGGACGAATTGCAGGAGGGGAAAGCGCGCGGAAGCTCATCGCTACAGGCTCAAAAGTTGTCATTGCTGCTGCGAGCTTAGGCCAAGGCGGGCGACGCCGGCATGCCGAAATTTGGCTGATCCGCGCCGCCATTTGATGCCCCTTGCTCAAAAAATCGGCGTTGCCGGAAAGGCAACGGATCGCTCGAATCAAAATGCTTTCGGGCGACAGTGGTCGCGTGCATCCTGAGTTCATCGAGGATGCGGTCCGTGCGCGAGCACATTCCCGTCCAGACAGTATTGACGTCATCCGCAGCCGGCATTCACCGGACGATCAAAGGTAGCCACGATGGCCATGACGATTGCCTCCCGAACGATTGCTTCCGCCCTGGTCGGGACCGCCATGTTTGCGATGTCGTTCGCACCTGCCCTGGCCGCCGACAAGGTCACCTTCCTCACCAGCTGGTTCGCGCAGGCCGAGCATGGCGGATTCTACCAGGCCAAGGCGACCGGTCTCTATGACAAGGCCGGTCTCGACGTGACCATCAAGATGGGTGGTCCCCAGGTCAACGGCACGCAGCTCCTGCTCGCAGGCGATGCGGATTTCATCATGGGTTACGACATCCAGGTGATGAAAGGACGCGAGCAGAACCTGCCGCTCGTGACTGTCGCGTCGTCGTTCCAGTTCGACCTGCAGGGGATCATGACCCATGATGACGTGCCGGACCTGGCGGCGCTGAAGGGCAGG
Protein-coding sequences here:
- a CDS encoding SDR family oxidoreductase, with protein sequence MSVSGNEGQCALVTGASGGIGLELARVLAANRFSLVLLARSRDKLQELARELKADHGTKVTIVAADLSEPAAPQAVFDSLKDAGVRVDLLVNNAGILLEGRVSAIGLDDQLRLLQVNVVAMTALTRLFLAPMLERNSGRILNVASVAAFMPVPNLAVYAASKAYVLSFGEALSQELSGSKITLTTLCPGVTDTGMVHGTNLGNMPSMMIMDAKTVAQEGYRACMAGKPVHVAGLANELAVQWIKYQPSWLLRAIGGVFGKAAPPN
- a CDS encoding alpha/beta fold hydrolase, whose product is MLAGRCTVARALLDHQQRTLLMGRDEQTVEPPSLALLAAEGRGFLDIPALLAVAAPLLATAPRGQRHPVMVLPGLGADDRSTLAIRSFLEFLGYQVHGWGRGRNVRAPDADLSAVVARVIELERQGGSKVSLVGWSRGGIIAREVARQIPTAVRMVITLGSPFAAPGASNVRAIWRLLTGQKYESPTAERISRLAQPIPVPTTSIYTRTDGVVAWRACLEQEGGERENVEVNTTHIGLGFHAPALWVIADRLAQPTGSWKPFRPPPQVAIWFPATARRD
- a CDS encoding LysR family transcriptional regulator yields the protein MSAKLEPRRLHYFMEVLNSGSVRGAAGALGMDASAVSRALGLLEKEYGSRLLERRGRGVAPTDAGQLLAAYLHRQQGERQALLAQMDSIRKVESGHIDLVTGEGYVDWLAKSCLCRFMQTHPKITISLDIGSTDEIVQQVVGERAHIGVLFNPPRDDRLRSHHSQPHPIRAVVPRGHPLTQLGRPLKLADLAPYPGAAMHPNFGLRQHVQAAEISEGVRLNFAFTTASFDALAHYVTAGLGYALASRLAMTEADAAKVVALPMKNALLHRGRTHVVSRQGRTLSPAAMQLLRMMVGEMRSPGSSAR
- a CDS encoding LysR family transcriptional regulator, whose amino-acid sequence is MLHSRLLSYIDEVARTGSIRKAANHLNVAASAISRQILALETQLGTPIFQRLPKKLILTAAGEVLIGHIRQTLKELTRAQAKIEELKGLRRGEITVAMMSGLASNLVPGTVKEFRLANPRVKLNLTLFNTGTEIQSAVANGEADLGIGFDFAKDANLKLLARAVAKLGGVMAPDHPLAKRASIRLNDCVDFPIIIADTSSAIRPYLDAAFTRAALDLRPIIETNSIEIMRHAAILDNGITFLTPFDIEFERRAGRLAYVPVRELTSDAQALMLIGHERGSSAIASVLAEMLKAMMQDTIL
- a CDS encoding creatininase family protein, with product MAVKSRWWWDLSTRDFAELDGERAVAILPVGAVEQHGPHLPVKVDAAIGWGIVTRAVELMRPDCPALVLPPLPYGKSDEHLAFPGTLTLSYETLGKVWSEIGESVYRAGIRKILFLNSHGGQPQLLEIVCRDLRVRLGMFAATAMWPQLIDMTDLFDADEIRHGIHGGQIETSAMLHLAPDSVVMSRAENFEPATTRIARDFEMLGLEGVVKFGWQTQDLHPKGACGDATRATAELGRVVVERAAARLVALVDEIARYPLAAVATRTAFDRAGPI
- a CDS encoding cupin domain-containing protein, with amino-acid sequence MAFGIAQLAKAKAFRISPNDTNYFAILFDHTTDQIDNIFVIEIFRPGGATPPNEHAIAHEFFHVLHGEGLASCDGRTVPIRKGDSLLLHPGSEHVIENTGAGKLYTLTVMTPNEGFAELIRGGEPAELDAEDLRVLQGHQA
- a CDS encoding cysteine hydrolase family protein, whose protein sequence is MNFAPRRDPAAEPLTPLGSSERNRWLVSDSRADLVRQPAAPRPVTLRTDGKVISIDLARSAIIIVDMQNDFCHPDGWLAHIGVDIAPARAPIEPLRRLLPVLRDCRLPVIWVNWGNRPDRLNLSPALLHVYKPSGAGVGLGDALPRSGAKVLERGSWSAAVVEELAVGSSDIEVAKYRMSGFQDTELDSILRNLGVTTLMFAGVNADQCVLCTLQDANFRGYDCLLLQDCTATTSPDYCLAATLYNVRQCFGFVVKSDEVLSELSQVHCSGGETS
- a CDS encoding FAD-binding oxidoreductase produces the protein MTVISDHKVVRRRSRDFFWYSPILNDLLNDKSADLIVVPRDERDVLRLAAACARHRVPLTVRAGGTGNYGQAVPLQGGVLLDITALSAIEWTAPGAIRVGAGAKLNAIDAELQPTGWELRMHPSTKRTATIGGFVAGGSGGIGSVTYGGLREPGNIQAARVVTVEETPRIIELRGEAAQKINRAYGTTGIITALEMPLAPAWRWIDVVVCFDDFLDAVAVGYEAALADGITKKLLSPVSWPLPSYFGALRPCVAEGQSILIAMIAEPSLESFKSLLGRRGTITLETPTDDSPGQVPLYEYTWNHTTLQVLKSDRTVTYLQCLYPHDALMEKVAEMRALFPDEVLQHLEFIRFGGRVTCSGLPVVRYRGAERLNEIIRMHEERGVFIANPHVYTVEDGSRYKRADADQLGFKREVDPHNLLNPGKMRSFVAAGP
- a CDS encoding NAD(P)H-dependent oxidoreductase, whose translation is MRVLYVYCHPLADSFHAALRGEALAGLAEAGHAVDLLDLYAEGFDPILTAERRRDYHDPVRNRHNNQAYADRLMAADAIVVQFPTWSFGPPAMLNGWFDRMFGPGIALDLSDPARARPMLHHIRRISGIATYGRPRWQAIAMADPPRKLIKRYLPWFTGAKATTRYLALYHMNVATPAKRAHFLARVRREMRRF
- a CDS encoding RidA family protein, giving the protein MSFRALSPPAIRPPFARYSHGIVVPAGHRLVFTSGQLGIAGDDETVPPDSEAQSDLCFANIAAILAEDRMTLADIVRLNAYVTAREHMQGYMRSRDRHFPGTPPSSTLMIVSGFSRPEFLVEIEAVAAAPNPS